Proteins encoded within one genomic window of uncultured Desulfobacter sp.:
- a CDS encoding transposase → MPRAKRFYIPGCVWHIIHRCHKKEFLLKFARDRNRWLDLLFRAKQKYGLEVLNYIVTSNHIHLLVSDNGNRDTIPKSMQVIAGQTAQEYNIRKKR, encoded by the coding sequence ATGCCGCGTGCAAAAAGATTTTATATTCCAGGTTGTGTATGGCACATAATCCATCGCTGTCACAAAAAAGAGTTTCTGCTGAAATTTGCTCGTGACAGGAATCGTTGGTTAGATTTGCTTTTCAGGGCCAAGCAGAAATACGGACTTGAAGTTTTAAATTACATTGTCACTTCTAACCATATCCATTTGTTGGTATCAGATAACGGTAACAGGGATACAATTCCAAAATCAATGCAGGTTATTGCCGGGCAGACGGCTCAAGAGTACAACATCAGAAAAAAACGGTGA
- a CDS encoding RHS repeat-associated core domain-containing protein — translation MMPASKHGDPQIGVDVHLCTVPPSPSPVPLPTPHTSVVFDPFDYVPILGATVTVCGMKRATAGTGGTAIHIPPGFPFAPKLPDKDDEIFMGSATVTADGEPFSFTTVPTLSCQVVGMPSPPRIKKKGPPKLMQLPTTVNLAIPTNVTVGGPPTISLMGLAFKFGFAALGKFAKSGLFQKMRKGIADKLGLKQPGFWRCKVFRAEPVCILNGSVDVKQLDFNLPGRIPIDWVRTYRSDNANIGLCGPGWETLADTRLTISTEDGCVLVHCPDFGLLSFQQLPIAEGEDAAELELMDGSLMVDHGSEYRVTTKDDRTYHFPKNRGSIDTQGQHYWTIGRISDRCGNTLDFEYRAGKVVAINESSGRRLSLTIENERLTAVALVHPASGKAHTFVRYEYDANGDLVAVIDALGAPYRFVYDAHHMVRHTDRNNLSFYYEYEKNNDQDWRVVHAWGDDGLYDYSFEYLDEINERRITDSLGHVSVIKLNEDGLPISEIDPLGGMTIFEYDEVGRTTAVVDPGGQRTEYLYDERGNLLKLTRPDGESVETTFSETNKATTIIDPNGNSWQQSWDERGLLVEQTTPLGNLSRYAYDHAGQLTGFINPRNARTELTFDGVGNLASIKDALGHSTRFSYDLLANVTGKIDPLGHETQYRYDVKSRLTAARLPSGATIRCAYDAEDNLIRYVDENGGETRLEYFGIGEIKRRIQPDGHTVEYHYDTEERLVGVTNQRGETYQLKRDALGRIVEEVDYWGQARRYNYDASGYLTAATDPLGRTIHYTTDLLGRLLKKILPDGFVEEFAYDANGNLTETKNPHADVNRRFDAEGRLIEEVQGSFCITNTYDATGNRIARETSIGNNIAYEFNALDQVISIGINQDDPKHIGRDAVGRIAHEQLSPQISRHFNYSADGYLTEQAVSANESPLFATRFSYDAAGNLTERNDDQYGIDVYRYDPMGRITEHLDPRGKITTYLNDPAGDRLRTWIVETGKQQISGGDVEQSEWSREGEYDGTYYRFDRAGNLVERRDSERDLHLIWDANQRLVESYTNGVVTRYGYDPLGRRLFKETGDKRTLFYWDGDTLVGEAVAGANLPKEPGLSAEGNVVELAERREREDGDAVKKVREYVYYPETFEPLVLVEGGDGEGAVYHYHNNPNGCPTRLTDVDGEVKWAARYTAWGGIAEIYVEKVENFIRLQGQYEDGETGLSYNRYRYFDAIVGQFVSADPLTLRAGENVYQFAANATGWVDPLGLECVPTDLHAFGSTTRPRPPRPGKDIEVDVNGMVRPSKVPQGASTAGDVSKAPLTGHYHRVKKGSPVPEGLTITADGSDVGGPHFPTHHTISPSREMSYEEFAKKFQQLEWEYAGKK, via the coding sequence ATGATGCCCGCATCCAAACATGGAGACCCTCAAATTGGTGTCGATGTCCACCTGTGTACGGTGCCGCCTTCGCCTTCGCCCGTGCCTCTGCCGACACCGCACACCTCGGTGGTCTTTGATCCTTTTGACTATGTGCCCATATTAGGCGCCACGGTCACCGTATGCGGCATGAAACGCGCTACGGCCGGCACCGGTGGTACAGCCATTCACATTCCACCAGGTTTTCCCTTTGCTCCCAAGCTGCCGGACAAAGATGACGAAATCTTTATGGGCAGTGCCACCGTAACGGCGGACGGCGAACCCTTTTCTTTCACCACCGTACCCACCCTGAGCTGCCAGGTCGTGGGAATGCCCAGTCCGCCGCGCATTAAAAAAAAGGGCCCGCCCAAGCTCATGCAACTGCCCACCACCGTCAACCTGGCCATTCCAACCAATGTGACCGTTGGCGGACCGCCTACCATCTCCCTGATGGGATTGGCATTCAAATTCGGGTTTGCTGCCCTTGGAAAATTTGCTAAATCCGGTCTGTTTCAAAAAATGCGTAAAGGAATCGCTGACAAACTCGGCTTGAAACAACCGGGTTTTTGGCGTTGTAAAGTATTTCGTGCAGAACCGGTTTGCATACTAAACGGCAGCGTAGATGTAAAGCAGCTGGATTTCAACCTCCCTGGACGTATTCCCATTGATTGGGTGCGCACCTACCGGTCGGACAATGCAAACATCGGCCTTTGTGGCCCAGGCTGGGAAACTTTGGCCGATACCCGCCTTACAATCAGCACGGAGGATGGATGTGTCCTTGTCCATTGTCCCGATTTTGGATTGTTGTCGTTTCAGCAACTGCCAATTGCTGAAGGGGAAGATGCAGCGGAGCTGGAATTGATGGACGGATCGCTTATGGTGGATCACGGTAGTGAGTACCGTGTGACAACCAAGGACGATCGAACTTACCATTTTCCCAAGAACCGCGGCTCGATTGATACACAAGGTCAACACTATTGGACAATTGGCCGCATCTCTGACCGTTGCGGCAATACCCTGGACTTTGAGTATCGTGCCGGCAAAGTCGTGGCAATCAATGAATCATCTGGGCGCAGGCTTTCACTGACCATTGAAAACGAACGCCTGACTGCCGTCGCTCTGGTTCATCCGGCCTCCGGCAAGGCGCACACATTTGTCCGATACGAATATGATGCCAATGGAGATTTGGTCGCGGTCATCGACGCTTTGGGTGCACCTTACCGCTTCGTCTATGACGCCCACCATATGGTGCGTCATACTGACCGAAACAACCTCTCTTTTTACTACGAGTATGAAAAAAACAACGATCAGGACTGGCGGGTGGTGCACGCCTGGGGCGACGACGGTCTTTATGACTATAGTTTTGAGTACCTGGATGAGATCAATGAACGACGCATCACCGATTCCCTTGGTCATGTCTCGGTGATAAAACTCAACGAAGATGGTTTGCCCATCAGCGAGATCGACCCGCTGGGGGGTATGACCATTTTTGAATACGACGAGGTTGGCCGCACCACAGCGGTTGTCGATCCGGGCGGACAACGTACCGAATACCTGTACGATGAGCGCGGCAACTTGCTGAAACTGACCCGTCCGGATGGTGAATCGGTTGAAACAACGTTCAGCGAAACCAACAAAGCAACAACGATCATTGATCCCAACGGCAACAGCTGGCAGCAGAGTTGGGACGAGCGTGGATTGCTGGTTGAGCAGACAACGCCTCTTGGCAATCTATCCCGCTATGCATATGACCATGCCGGGCAATTAACCGGTTTTATCAATCCACGTAACGCCCGTACGGAACTTACCTTTGATGGCGTTGGTAATCTTGCCTCCATCAAGGACGCTTTGGGACACAGCACACGGTTTAGCTATGATCTTCTCGCCAATGTCACGGGCAAAATTGATCCCCTGGGACATGAAACCCAGTACCGCTATGATGTCAAAAGCCGGTTAACCGCTGCACGGCTGCCTTCCGGGGCAACGATACGCTGTGCTTATGATGCGGAAGACAACCTCATCCGCTATGTGGATGAAAATGGCGGGGAAACCCGTCTGGAGTATTTCGGTATTGGTGAGATCAAGCGCCGTATCCAACCGGATGGTCATACGGTTGAGTACCACTACGATACCGAAGAGCGGCTTGTCGGCGTTACCAACCAGCGTGGGGAAACCTACCAACTGAAGCGCGATGCCCTGGGGCGTATTGTCGAAGAGGTGGACTATTGGGGGCAGGCGCGGCGTTATAATTACGACGCCTCTGGCTACCTTACTGCTGCCACTGACCCGCTTGGGCGCACCATCCATTACACCACTGATCTGCTGGGACGCCTCCTCAAGAAAATCCTGCCCGATGGCTTTGTCGAGGAGTTTGCCTACGACGCCAACGGCAACCTGACTGAAACAAAAAATCCCCACGCCGATGTCAACCGCCGGTTCGACGCCGAAGGCCGCCTGATTGAGGAAGTACAAGGCAGTTTTTGTATCACAAATACATATGACGCCACCGGCAACCGGATTGCCCGAGAGACGAGTATTGGCAACAACATCGCCTATGAATTCAATGCGCTTGATCAAGTTATCTCCATCGGTATCAACCAGGACGATCCCAAACATATCGGGCGGGATGCCGTTGGACGGATTGCCCATGAGCAGCTCTCCCCGCAGATTTCTCGCCACTTTAATTATAGTGCCGATGGCTACCTGACCGAGCAGGCGGTTTCGGCCAATGAATCCCCGCTCTTTGCCACCCGGTTTTCCTATGATGCCGCGGGCAATCTGACTGAACGCAATGACGATCAGTATGGTATCGACGTCTATCGTTATGACCCGATGGGACGAATTACCGAGCACCTGGATCCACGAGGGAAGATTACCACCTACCTCAATGATCCGGCGGGTGATCGGCTTAGGACGTGGATTGTGGAGACGGGCAAACAGCAGATCTCCGGTGGAGACGTTGAACAAAGCGAGTGGAGCCGGGAGGGTGAGTACGACGGGACCTATTACCGCTTTGACCGCGCAGGGAACCTGGTTGAGCGGCGGGATAGCGAGCGGGATTTGCATCTGATTTGGGACGCCAATCAGCGGTTGGTGGAGAGCTACACCAATGGAGTGGTGACCCGGTATGGGTATGATCCATTAGGGCGGCGGTTGTTCAAAGAGACCGGGGATAAGCGGACGCTGTTTTATTGGGATGGGGACACGCTAGTCGGGGAGGCGGTCGCCGGGGCCAATTTACCCAAGGAGCCTGGGCTTTCGGCTGAGGGCAATGTCGTTGAGCTTGCTGAGCGGCGAGAACGTGAGGATGGAGATGCTGTAAAGAAGGTTCGGGAATATGTTTATTATCCTGAAACTTTTGAGCCGTTGGTTTTGGTTGAAGGTGGCGACGGTGAGGGGGCTGTTTATCATTATCATAATAATCCGAATGGGTGTCCTACGCGATTGACGGATGTTGATGGGGAGGTGAAGTGGGCGGCTAGGTATACGGCTTGGGGTGGGATTGCTGAGATTTATGTTGAGAAGGTGGAGAATTTTATTCGGTTGCAGGGGCAGTATGAAGATGGGGAAACGGGGCTAAGTTATAATCGTTATCGGTACTTTGATGCGATAGTGGGACAGTTTGTTTCGGCTGATCCGTTGACCCTCCGAGCTGGGGAAAATGTTTATCAATTTGCAGCGAATGCGACGGGCTGGGTTGATCCTCTGGGGCTAGAATGTGTTCCAACCGATTTACATGCTTTTGGGAGTACAACTCGACCTCGACCACCTCGTCCAGGAAAAGATATAGAAGTCGATGTAAATGGAATGGTACGACCTAGTAAAGTGCCACAAGGCGCATCAACTGCAGGTGATGTATCAAAGGCACCATTAACCGGACACTACCATCGTGTAAAAAAAGGCAGTCCTGTTCCTGAAGGACTAACCATAACAGCAGACGGAAGTGATGTCGGGGGACCACACTTTCCAACCCATCATACAATTTCGCCGTCTCGTGAAATGAGTTATGAAGAATTTGCTAAAAAATTCCAACAATTAGAATGGGAATACGCAGGAAAGAAATAG
- the tssI gene encoding type VI secretion system tip protein TssI/VgrG yields MAQMQTNRHVELITPLGEDVLLFSRMSGTEELGRLFQFDLELLSKKPDIKFEDLLGQNVTIRLDLPDRKNRYFNGFVTRFNQSDVNTEEDYTPYSATISPWFWFLTRTADCRIFQNKTVPDIIKEIFRDHGFTDFEDKLTGTYRNWEYCVQYRETDFNFVSRLMEQEGIYYFFKHEENKHMLVLADDISAHTVFPDYEEIPYYPPDSGLRREKEHIHDWNISQEVKPGVYALNEFNFKKPRANMEVKAAVSRDHVRSNLEIFDYPGEYEEANDGESYVRARIEEIHAQYEQISGQTNARGFCVGHLFKLSGYPRKDQNREYLVESAAYEIESNAYDTSGPSGETYFSSFTVLESKTPFRPARITPKPVVQGPQTAIVVGNPGEEITTEEYGQVKIQFHWDRYGKKDINSSCWVRVSHPWAGKNWGSVAIPRYGQEVIVEFLEGDPDHPIITGRVYNKDTMPPYDLPGSGMVSGLKSNSTPGGGGYNEMSMDDTKGNEKITVHAQYDMNTTVENDQTLVVHNNRTDTIDVDDSETVKGNQTLSVKGNRTETVNGTENVTIDGATTHTIKADYTRNVAGNYTLSADSNIKSTAKGNWDGIAKGTLTLDAPEIKLNAGSKIEIACGGSSIVLEKAKITISSGSGNIDVHAPGVDVKGGKIQLN; encoded by the coding sequence ATGGCCCAGATGCAGACCAACCGGCATGTCGAATTAATCACCCCGCTGGGCGAGGATGTCCTCCTGTTCAGCCGCATGAGCGGAACAGAAGAGTTGGGACGGCTGTTTCAATTTGATCTTGAACTGCTCAGCAAAAAACCGGATATCAAATTCGAGGATCTTCTTGGCCAGAATGTTACCATCCGGCTTGACCTGCCTGACCGCAAAAACCGTTATTTCAACGGATTCGTCACCCGATTCAACCAGTCCGACGTGAATACCGAGGAGGATTATACCCCTTACAGCGCCACCATCAGCCCCTGGTTCTGGTTTCTGACCCGCACGGCCGACTGCCGTATTTTCCAGAACAAGACGGTGCCTGACATTATCAAGGAGATCTTCAGGGATCACGGATTTACGGACTTTGAGGACAAATTGACCGGAACCTATCGGAACTGGGAATATTGCGTGCAATACCGGGAAACAGATTTTAATTTTGTCAGCCGCCTCATGGAGCAGGAGGGGATATACTATTTTTTCAAACATGAGGAAAACAAGCACATGTTGGTCCTGGCGGATGATATCAGTGCCCATACGGTTTTCCCCGATTATGAGGAAATCCCTTATTATCCGCCGGATTCCGGTTTGCGCAGGGAAAAAGAGCATATCCACGATTGGAATATTTCCCAGGAGGTGAAACCCGGCGTTTATGCTCTCAATGAGTTCAATTTCAAAAAACCCAGGGCCAATATGGAGGTCAAAGCGGCGGTCAGCCGTGACCATGTCAGAAGCAATCTGGAAATTTTTGATTACCCTGGAGAATATGAAGAGGCCAATGATGGCGAATCCTATGTCCGGGCCCGGATAGAGGAGATTCATGCACAATACGAACAGATCAGCGGTCAGACCAATGCCAGAGGGTTTTGCGTGGGACATCTGTTTAAGCTTTCCGGCTATCCGAGAAAGGACCAGAACCGTGAATACCTGGTAGAGTCGGCAGCATATGAGATTGAATCCAATGCCTATGATACCTCTGGCCCAAGCGGAGAAACGTATTTTTCCAGTTTCACGGTCCTGGAAAGCAAAACCCCTTTCCGTCCCGCCCGGATCACGCCGAAACCCGTTGTTCAGGGACCTCAAACTGCGATTGTCGTGGGAAATCCGGGAGAGGAGATTACCACCGAGGAGTATGGCCAGGTAAAGATTCAGTTCCACTGGGATCGTTACGGCAAAAAAGATATTAACAGCTCCTGCTGGGTGCGGGTCTCCCATCCCTGGGCCGGTAAGAACTGGGGATCGGTCGCCATTCCACGGTATGGACAGGAAGTGATTGTGGAATTTCTTGAAGGCGATCCTGATCATCCCATCATTACCGGCCGGGTATATAACAAGGACACCATGCCCCCTTATGACCTGCCCGGCAGCGGTATGGTCAGCGGATTGAAATCCAATTCTACCCCCGGCGGCGGGGGATACAATGAAATGTCCATGGACGATACCAAGGGGAATGAAAAGATCACCGTCCATGCCCAGTATGACATGAATACGACTGTGGAGAATGACCAGACCCTGGTGGTCCACAACAACCGGACCGATACCATTGACGTGGATGATTCGGAAACGGTCAAGGGAAATCAGACCCTGTCCGTTAAGGGCAACCGGACGGAAACTGTGAACGGAACAGAGAACGTCACCATTGACGGGGCGACTACACATACCATTAAAGCGGATTATACCCGGAACGTCGCCGGCAATTATACCCTTTCGGCCGACAGCAACATCAAAAGCACAGCAAAAGGCAACTGGGACGGAATTGCAAAAGGAACACTTACATTGGATGCCCCGGAAATTAAACTGAACGCCGGCTCCAAGATCGAAATTGCTTGCGGGGGCAGTAGTATTGTCTTGGAAAAGGCAAAAATTACCATTTCGTCCGGTAGTGGCAATATTGATGTTCATGCGCCTGGGGTTGATGTAAAGGGAGGAAAAATTCAGTTAAACTGA
- the tssJ gene encoding type VI secretion system lipoprotein TssJ, giving the protein MLKRVLLTCCMLMLFVGCGKTPPPPPEPTIVVVEFSADEELNPDSQGRPSPLVIGIYQLKYYEAFENADYNALYDDDAGSLGKGLIAKREIILQPGEKKTELLREVSDQAQAIGFMGQFRNENAQWRTTTGIRPHKTTVIRVHASGTAIISQLQVTQ; this is encoded by the coding sequence ATGCTGAAAAGAGTATTACTGACGTGTTGTATGCTGATGTTGTTTGTGGGGTGCGGCAAAACCCCTCCTCCCCCTCCGGAGCCAACCATTGTTGTTGTGGAATTTTCTGCTGATGAGGAACTCAATCCAGACAGTCAGGGCCGTCCCTCGCCCCTGGTGATCGGCATTTATCAGCTCAAATATTACGAAGCTTTTGAGAATGCGGACTACAATGCATTGTATGACGATGATGCCGGTTCCCTGGGCAAGGGGCTGATTGCCAAAAGGGAAATCATTCTCCAGCCCGGCGAGAAAAAGACCGAATTGCTCAGGGAGGTTTCCGATCAGGCCCAGGCCATCGGTTTCATGGGACAATTCAGAAACGAAAACGCCCAATGGCGGACCACAACAGGAATTCGGCCGCATAAAACCACGGTCATCCGGGTCCATGCCAGCGGGACGGCCATTATCAGTCAATTACAAGTAACCCAATAA
- the tssH gene encoding type VI secretion system ATPase TssH produces the protein MTEISRNALFGKLNSLAYQTIESATVFCKMRGNPYVELVHWLHQILEQPDSDLHRIIRHFALDHGRLAKDLIQALDRLPRGTTSIQDLSSHVEETVERGWVYGSLMFGEFQVRTGYLVIGILKTRGLRLALEGISKEFAKIGIDDLTGQFHQILEDSPEDQLAPTDGSGPVEAGTESGSPGLGKQEALNRFSVDLTKKAHDGEIDPVVARDSEIRQIVDILMRRRQNNPILTGEAGVGKTAVVEGFALRISAGDVPPPLENVTLRLLDVGLLQAGASYKGEFEKRLRQVIDEVQASEKPIILFIDEAHTLIGAGGSAGTGDAANLLKPALARGSLRTIAATTWAEYKKYIEKDPALTRRFQVVQIHEPGEEDAVRMMRSLASVMEEHHRVKVLDEALTASVTLSRRYIPARQLPDKSISLLDTACARVAISQHAVPAEVDDCRKTIAHFETELEIVQREASVGIETGEREADVLDRLEKEKERLGSLEERWQTEKEIVEDILSLQQMLQEGAEETDALEDEKEDTEPVEIEEDVEALRNQLGSLINKMREFQGDNPLILPTVDFQAVAAVVGDWTGIPVGRMMKNEISTVLDLSEILGRRIIGQDHALEMIAMRIQTSRASLDNPQKPIGVFMLAGPSGVGKTETALALAEALYGGEQNVVTINMSEFQESHTVSTLKGAPPGYVGYGEGGVLTEAVRRKPYSVILLDEVEKAHPDVHEIFFQVFDKGWMEDGEGRLIDFKNTLILLTTNVGSDLIMNMCKDPDLMPLPEGMAKSLRKPMLDVFPAALLGRLITIPYYPLTDEVLGRIVRLQLGRIETRIKENHNIPFTYDEAVIAHIISRCTELESGGRMIDSILTNTVLPSISRRILTGILDGEPVESVQISEQDGEFVYDFNEAQDEAHPQKDN, from the coding sequence ATGACTGAAATCAGCCGGAATGCATTGTTTGGTAAATTAAACAGCCTGGCCTACCAGACTATTGAAAGCGCAACCGTATTCTGTAAGATGCGCGGCAATCCTTATGTGGAGTTGGTGCACTGGCTACACCAGATCCTTGAGCAGCCCGATTCGGATCTGCATCGGATTATTCGCCATTTTGCCCTTGACCACGGCCGGCTGGCCAAAGATTTAATCCAAGCCCTGGATCGTCTTCCCCGGGGAACGACCAGTATTCAGGATCTTTCATCTCACGTGGAAGAAACCGTTGAACGGGGCTGGGTGTATGGATCTCTCATGTTCGGGGAATTCCAGGTCCGAACGGGTTACCTGGTCATCGGTATTTTAAAAACACGGGGGCTCAGGCTGGCCCTGGAAGGCATTTCAAAAGAGTTCGCCAAAATCGGGATTGATGACCTGACCGGTCAGTTCCATCAAATACTGGAAGATTCTCCCGAAGATCAGCTTGCCCCCACAGACGGGTCCGGACCGGTTGAGGCCGGGACAGAATCTGGGTCGCCGGGGCTTGGTAAGCAAGAGGCGCTGAACCGGTTTTCCGTTGATTTGACAAAAAAAGCACATGACGGTGAGATTGATCCGGTGGTGGCCCGGGATAGCGAAATCCGGCAGATTGTGGATATCCTCATGCGTCGGCGCCAGAATAATCCCATCCTGACAGGCGAAGCCGGAGTCGGTAAAACCGCCGTGGTTGAAGGCTTTGCCCTGCGGATCTCTGCCGGAGATGTGCCGCCGCCCCTTGAAAATGTCACCTTGAGACTCCTGGATGTGGGACTGCTCCAAGCCGGAGCCAGCTACAAAGGCGAGTTTGAAAAAAGGCTGCGTCAGGTGATTGATGAGGTGCAGGCCTCGGAAAAGCCGATTATCCTGTTTATTGATGAAGCACATACCCTGATCGGTGCCGGTGGCTCAGCCGGAACAGGTGATGCGGCCAACCTGCTGAAACCGGCGTTGGCCCGGGGTTCACTTAGAACGATTGCCGCAACGACTTGGGCGGAATATAAAAAATATATTGAAAAAGATCCGGCCCTGACCCGCCGGTTCCAGGTGGTGCAGATCCATGAACCCGGAGAAGAGGACGCGGTTCGAATGATGCGCAGCCTGGCATCGGTAATGGAAGAACACCACCGGGTCAAAGTGCTTGACGAAGCCCTGACCGCCTCGGTAACCCTTTCCCGTCGGTATATTCCGGCCAGACAGCTGCCGGATAAATCCATCAGCCTGTTGGATACGGCCTGCGCCAGGGTGGCCATCAGCCAGCACGCGGTTCCGGCTGAAGTGGATGATTGCCGCAAAACCATAGCCCATTTTGAAACGGAATTAGAAATTGTCCAGCGGGAAGCGTCTGTCGGCATTGAAACCGGTGAGCGCGAGGCAGATGTGTTGGACCGGCTTGAAAAGGAAAAAGAACGCCTTGGCTCTCTTGAAGAACGTTGGCAGACCGAAAAAGAGATAGTGGAAGATATCCTTAGCCTCCAGCAAATGTTGCAGGAAGGCGCAGAGGAAACCGATGCTTTAGAAGACGAAAAGGAAGATACCGAGCCGGTTGAAATCGAAGAGGATGTCGAGGCGTTGAGAAACCAATTAGGCTCTTTGATAAATAAGATGCGTGAATTCCAGGGGGACAACCCCCTGATTTTGCCCACGGTGGATTTCCAGGCTGTGGCAGCCGTCGTGGGTGACTGGACCGGTATCCCGGTGGGCCGGATGATGAAAAATGAGATCAGCACCGTATTGGATCTTTCCGAAATTCTCGGCCGCCGTATCATCGGTCAGGACCATGCCCTGGAAATGATTGCCATGCGTATCCAGACCTCCCGGGCAAGTTTGGACAATCCCCAGAAGCCCATCGGCGTTTTCATGCTTGCCGGCCCTTCAGGGGTCGGAAAGACAGAAACCGCCCTGGCCCTGGCCGAAGCCCTCTACGGCGGCGAGCAGAATGTGGTGACCATCAATATGAGCGAATTCCAGGAATCCCATACGGTATCTACCCTTAAAGGTGCGCCTCCGGGATATGTCGGATACGGAGAAGGCGGGGTTCTGACCGAGGCCGTCCGGAGAAAACCGTACAGTGTGATCCTGCTGGATGAGGTGGAAAAAGCCCATCCCGATGTCCATGAGATCTTTTTCCAGGTGTTTGACAAAGGATGGATGGAAGACGGTGAAGGCCGGCTCATCGATTTTAAAAACACCTTGATCCTGCTGACCACCAATGTGGGCAGTGACCTGATCATGAACATGTGTAAAGATCCGGATCTAATGCCTCTACCGGAGGGCATGGCAAAAAGCTTGCGCAAGCCCATGCTGGATGTGTTCCCTGCCGCCCTGCTGGGACGCCTGATTACGATTCCCTACTATCCTCTGACAGATGAGGTGCTGGGACGCATCGTCCGTCTCCAGCTGGGACGCATTGAAACGCGTATCAAAGAAAACCACAACATCCCCTTCACCTATGATGAGGCTGTAATCGCCCATATCATCAGCCGCTGCACCGAGCTTGAAAGCGGCGGGCGGATGATTGATTCCATCCTGACCAATACGGTGCTCCCGAGCATCAGTCGTCGGATTCTGACTGGCATTCTTGACGGGGAACCCGTAGAAAGCGTGCAGATCAGTGAGCAGGATGGGGAGTTTGTATATGATTTTAACGAAGCGCAGGATGAGGCTCATCCACAGAAAGACAATTAA
- the tssG gene encoding type VI secretion system baseplate subunit TssG: MAGTNRNTPYALAQLLESLKDKPYAYGFFQAMRLMECLHPDRPRLGMSRQPCDDPIRLGQEPSPAFEAASLTRFESGDAGKPHRLMVRFLGLFGPNGPLPLHLTEYAYSRLKHHRDETFSRFMDIFHHRMLCLFYRAWANNEPTVSYDRPNADPFADYVGSLAGLGMSALRQRDEMPDSAKLYYIGRLANQTKSADGLEFMLKDFFGLPARIDGFIGEWVKLPQQNICHLGQDSENAMLNDSIVLGQRFWCCQHKFRIILGPLNFKDYTGLLPIGKSIQRLTDMVRNYIGDELAWDLNLILKKEEVPVARLNRGSLLGWTTWLDNRTKEEDAQDLILTPSLS; this comes from the coding sequence ATGGCCGGCACGAATCGGAACACGCCATACGCTTTAGCGCAACTGCTTGAGAGCCTGAAAGACAAACCGTATGCTTACGGCTTTTTTCAGGCCATGCGGTTGATGGAATGTCTGCATCCTGACCGTCCGCGGCTTGGGATGTCACGCCAGCCGTGCGATGATCCTATCCGGCTGGGACAGGAACCATCCCCTGCTTTTGAAGCCGCAAGTCTGACCCGGTTTGAATCCGGGGACGCGGGCAAACCCCATCGGTTGATGGTCCGTTTTTTAGGGCTTTTCGGGCCCAACGGGCCGTTGCCCCTTCATTTGACGGAATATGCCTATAGCCGCTTGAAGCACCACCGGGATGAAACGTTTTCACGGTTTATGGATATTTTCCACCACCGGATGTTATGCCTGTTTTACCGGGCCTGGGCAAACAATGAGCCCACGGTCAGCTATGACCGGCCAAACGCAGATCCGTTTGCCGATTATGTCGGATCCCTGGCTGGGCTTGGCATGTCTGCTTTGCGTCAGCGTGATGAGATGCCGGATTCGGCAAAATTGTATTATATCGGGCGGCTGGCAAATCAGACTAAATCTGCTGACGGGCTGGAGTTCATGCTGAAAGATTTTTTCGGGCTGCCTGCCAGGATTGACGGATTTATCGGCGAGTGGGTGAAGCTGCCCCAACAAAACATCTGCCATTTGGGCCAAGATTCAGAAAACGCAATGCTGAATGATTCGATCGTACTTGGACAACGTTTCTGGTGCTGCCAGCACAAATTCAGAATCATTCTGGGGCCTTTGAATTTCAAGGACTATACCGGCCTTTTGCCTATTGGAAAAAGTATTCAGCGTTTAACCGACATGGTGCGTAATTATATCGGGGATGAACTGGCCTGGGATCTGAACCTGATATTGAAAAAAGAAGAGGTTCCGGTTGCCCGACTGAACCGGGGAAGCCTTCTGGGGTGGACCACATGGCTTGACAACCGGACTAAGGAAGAAGATGCCCAGGATTTAATATTGACGCCATCGCTATCATAA